GAACCGTTCGCGCAGCGTCCCGCCTCGGCTGACGAAGTGCGGGTCCGGGGCGCCGGGTCCGGGCATGGTCTCGGCGGAGAACGCGGCGTAGAAGCCCGCGAGCCACCCGCGGACGTCGGGTTCGATCTCGGCTTCGGCCCGACCGGGCTGCTGGAAGTAGGAGACGTAGATCTCCTCGTCCCCGCCCATGCCGGCGAAGATGTCGCTGGGCCGCGGACCGCCCGGCGGCGCGTAGGGGACGCTCAGCATGCCGACCGCGCGGAAGACGTCCGGCCTGATGAGGGCCGAGTGCGCGGCGATGGTCGAGCCCCAGTCGTGCCCGACGATCACCGCGGTCTCCTCGCCGAGCTCCCGCACGACGGCGACGGTGTCCTCGACCAGGTCGAGCATTCCGTACGAGGCGACATCCTCGGGCCGGGAGGAACGCCCGTAGCCGCGAACGTCCATCGCCACAGCGCGGTATCCGGCCGCGGCCAGCACGGGCAGTTGGTGTCGCCAGGAGTACCAGGACTCCGGGAACCCGTGCACCAGCAGCACCAACGGCCCCGCGCCCTGCTCCACCAGGTGGGTCCTGCCGGCGGGAGAGGCGACCACGCGATGTGTGGCACGCGAGATCGGGTCGGGCTGCGACATGGATTCCTCCGGGCTGTCGGTCGATCGGCTTACGTCGAGTGCGCCACTGCCCGGTACGGGGTGGCCCGCGGGTCAGGGGCGCAGAGCGATCATGCGACGGCCGGCGAGACCACCGCGACTCCTGTTGCCGTCTTGGCAACACTCGGTCGGGGTCCCCCACGCACCGCCGGTGCGAACACCCCGGGGCCCGGACACCGCCCGGCCGGAGGGGGACCACCGGGTCCGTGCTCACTCCCCCGGCAGCAGATCCCGCAGCCCGGTCCGGAAGGTCGGGCAGTCCAGGAGGGACGGATGCCAAGCGCCACATCCAAGGCGAGGCCGGTGACGACACGTTGGAACAGGTTCCGTACCGCCGGTGTGGCGGTGATCGCCGCCGTACGGCACCCCGTCGACGTGGCGGACCCCTTCGCCGACGTCCAGGAGGCGACGCGCCGACACCGGCGCGCGCACCGTTGCGGTGCCTACGCCTACGGCGAGGGGTCGTTCCCCGCCGTGATGGCGGCCGCCGTGGGGGCCCGCAGGATCGTCGAGGTGGGCACGGCCTTGGGGTACACCTCCCTGGCCATGGCGTACGCGGCGCCGGGGGCGCACGTCGAGACCGTGGAGATGGATCCGGAGCACGTCGCACTGGCGCGGGCGGAGATCGCCCGGCGCGGTTTCGCCGAACGGATCTCCGTCCTGCCCGGCGCCGCCGAGGAGGTCCTGCCCGGACTCGACGGTGGTACCTACGATCTCGCCTTCTTCGACGGGTTCACCCCGACGCCGGCGGTGGTGGAGGACCTGTACCGGCTGCTGCGCCCTGGCGGAACGCTGCTCGCCGGCAACCTGATCCTCGGCCCCGCGCCGGCGGTGACCCGCCACCTGGCCGATCCCGCCCGCCGGCGCACGCATCCCCTCGGGGAGAGCGCGCTGTGCGTGAAGATCCCCTGAGGATCCGTGGGCGCCTCGGCTCGTATCGGAGTCCCAGCGCTTCGAGGTGTCCGCCGGCCGCAGTGTGGTCTGCGGCCGGCGGACACCTCGCCCCCCGTCGCCCGGCCGTTCCCGGCTACGCGGTGCCCGCCATGCTGGCGAACACGACGACGTTGCTGTCGTAGTAGTGCTTCTTCGGGTCGAAGTCGCCGCCGCAGGTGACCAGGCGAAGGCCCGCGTGGTCGAGGTTCTTGTAGACCTCGACCGTGGGGAACTTGGCCTTCGGGTACTCGGCGACCCGGTCCACCTTGAAGGTGACCGTCTTGTTGTCCCGGCGGGCCACCTTGATGGTGTCACCGGCCTTCATGGTCTTCAGCTTCTCGAACACGGCCGACGCGCCGTTCCAGGTGACATGGCCGGCGATCACGGCGGGCCCTTGGGAGCCGGGGGTCGGACCCGGTTCGTACCAGCCCGCGAGATCGGGGTTCTTGGGGGTCTCCATGGTTCCGTCCGTCTTCTGACGGAGCGTTTCCAGGGAACTGGACAAGCCGAGGGACGGGATCGTGATCTTCTGCGGCTCCGAGCGGGCGAGCGCGGGCTTGGCCCCGGCCGCATCCGTGCCGCCGTGCGACCCGCCGGCGGACCCCGTCTGGTGGCCGCCGGTGGAGGGCTTGCCGGACGGCGTACCTCCGGTGGCGGCGCCTGCGGGTGCCCCGCCTTGCGGGGCCTGACCCTGCTGGGCCTGGCCGGCGGGAGCGGGGGGCGCCGCCGTGTCCTCGCCGCCGCACCCCGCGAGGAGCAGGGTGGCGAGGGCGGCTCCGGCCAGCGGGACGACGGTCCTGCGGCGGCGCGGCCGGGGGGTGGACGCGGTGGGCACGCGGCCCTCGGCGGGCTTCACGCGGCCTTCCCGGTGTTCTCCGTACGGACGGGGACCAGGGCGGCGCGCCTGCGCCTGATGGCCACCGCACCGGCCATCGCGGCGGCCGCGGCGAGCGCCGCCCCGGTCATCGTCGTCGCCGACACCGACGCCTGCCGCGGAGAACCGCCGCCCGTCTCGACGCCACCGACCGGAATGGATCCCACGGACGCTCCCTTGACCTCGCCGCAGTTGGTCGGAGCCGTGGCCTCCTGGGGCAGCTTCGGGTCGAGTTCGCTCTTGCCGGCCCCGTCGAAGTCGTACTTGTCGTCGTTGTTGCGGTCGATGCCGTGCTGCACGATGTGCAGGTCCTTGATGTGGTCGACGACGTCCTGCCCGACGGTGATCGTCCGGTTGTAGGAGAGCTTGCCCGTGTTGTCGGCGACGGGCATGCGCTCCACGGCGAGACCACTGGTCGCCTTGGTGTCCCCGGACGTGGTGAGGGAGATGTTGATGTCGCCGTAGTCGACCGTGGCCTCGGTGTTGCTGAGGATCCCGTCGCCGTCGGTGTCGTCGCTCGCGTCCGGGCAGTGGAAGTTGTGCCCCTTGGTCGATCCGTGCAGGTGCTGGGCCGACGGTTGTCCGGGCACCATGCCCTCGGACTCTATCTGCACGGTCAGTTGGTTGCCCTTGAGGCTGAGCATGACGGTACCTCGGGAACCGGAGTCGTTCAGCTGTGCCAGGTCGATCTGGTACGCCTTCCCGGCCTGCGCGAGGGCTGGGCCGGAAAGCCCCAGGGTCAGGAAGACGGCGG
This region of Streptomyces sp. NBC_00513 genomic DNA includes:
- a CDS encoding alpha/beta fold hydrolase translates to MSQPDPISRATHRVVASPAGRTHLVEQGAGPLVLLVHGFPESWYSWRHQLPVLAAAGYRAVAMDVRGYGRSSRPEDVASYGMLDLVEDTVAVVRELGEETAVIVGHDWGSTIAAHSALIRPDVFRAVGMLSVPYAPPGGPRPSDIFAGMGGDEEIYVSYFQQPGRAEAEIEPDVRGWLAGFYAAFSAETMPGPGAPDPHFVSRGGTLRERFPADHSPAWLGEDELDFYAGEFERTGLGGALNRYRNMDRDWEDLADYRGRPITRPSLFLGGALDASTTWMAEAIRAYPTTLPGLISSHILDDCGHWIQQERHEEVNAILTAWLASLPA
- a CDS encoding class F sortase is translated as MKPAEGRVPTASTPRPRRRRTVVPLAGAALATLLLAGCGGEDTAAPPAPAGQAQQGQAPQGGAPAGAATGGTPSGKPSTGGHQTGSAGGSHGGTDAAGAKPALARSEPQKITIPSLGLSSSLETLRQKTDGTMETPKNPDLAGWYEPGPTPGSQGPAVIAGHVTWNGASAVFEKLKTMKAGDTIKVARRDNKTVTFKVDRVAEYPKAKFPTVEVYKNLDHAGLRLVTCGGDFDPKKHYYDSNVVVFASMAGTA
- a CDS encoding O-methyltransferase; this encodes MTTRWNRFRTAGVAVIAAVRHPVDVADPFADVQEATRRHRRAHRCGAYAYGEGSFPAVMAAAVGARRIVEVGTALGYTSLAMAYAAPGAHVETVEMDPEHVALARAEIARRGFAERISVLPGAAEEVLPGLDGGTYDLAFFDGFTPTPAVVEDLYRLLRPGGTLLAGNLILGPAPAVTRHLADPARRRTHPLGESALCVKIP